A part of Oryctolagus cuniculus chromosome 4, mOryCun1.1, whole genome shotgun sequence genomic DNA contains:
- the SLC2A2 gene encoding solute carrier family 2, facilitated glucose transporter member 2 yields MAQDKLTGTLVFTVFTAVLSSFQFGYDIGVINAPEETIKSHYRHVLGVPLDDRKAINSYTINDTEALSTTPVYPTSPPGSEQDTMTPDGLITMFWSLSVSSFAVGGMIASFFGGWLGDKLGRIKSLLVANIFSLVGALLMGCSKLGPSHILIIAGRGISGLYCGLISGLVPMYIGEIAPTTLRGALGALHQLALVTGILISQIVGLDSVLGNNHHWHILLGLSAVPALLQILLLFFCPESPRYLYITLEEEVKAKKSLKRLRGSDDISKDINEMRKEKEEASSEQKVSIIQLFTNSSCRQPIIVALMLHMAQQFSGINGIFYYSTNIFQKAGIRKPVYATIGVGAINTVFTALSVFLVEKAGRRSLFLIGMVGMFFCNIFMSLGLVLLDKFTWMNYVSMVAIFLNVSFFEIGPGPIPWFIGAELFSQGPRPAALALAAFSNWVCNFLVALCFPYLAEFCGPYVFFLFSGVVLGFTLFTFFKVPETKGKSFEEIAAEFRKKGRSAERPKPAVEMEFLGATETA; encoded by the exons aCAATAAAATCCCATTACAGACATGTTTTGGGTGTTCCACTGGATGACCGAAAGGCTATCAACAGCTATACTATCAACGATACAGAGGCACTGTCCACCACCCCTGTGTACCCAACATCACCCCCTGGGTCTGAgcaagacactatgacacctgaTGGCCTCATCACCATGTTCTGGTCCCTGTCTGTGTCCAGCTTTGCAGTTGGTGGAATGATTGCATCATTCTTTGGTGGGTGGCTTGGAGACAAGCTTGGAAG AATCAAATCCCTCTTGGTAGCAAACATCTTCTCATTAGTTGGAGCGCTCTTGATGGGGTGTTCAAAATTGGGACCATCTCATATACTTATAATTGCAGGAAGAGGCATATCAGGACTCTACTGTG GGCTCATTTCAGGCCTGGTTCCCATGTATATTGGGGAAATTGCTCCAACTACACTCAGGGGCGCCCTTGGAGCTCTTCACCAGCTGGCTCTTGTCACTGGCATTCTTATTAGTCAG ATTGTGGGACTTGACTCTGTCCTGGGCAATAATCATCACTGGCATATCCTGCTTGGCCTGTCTGCTGTGCCAGCCCTCCTCCAGATTCTGCTACTATTTTTCTGTCCAGAAAGTCCAAGATACCTTTACATCACGTTGGAGGAGGAAGTCAAAGCAAAGAAAA GCTTGAAAAGATTAAGAGGAAGTGATGATATAAGCAAAGACATTAAtgagatgagaaaagaaaaagaagaagcatCAAGTGAGCAGAAAGTCTCTATCATTCAGCTCTTTACCAACTCCAGCTGCCGGCAGCCTATTATAGTGGCACTGATGCTGCACATGGCTCAGCAATTTTCTGGAATCAATGGG ATCTTTTACTACTCAACCAACATTTTTcagaaagctgggatcaggaaACCTGTTTATGCAACCATTGGAGTAGGTGCTATCAACACAGTTTTCACTGCTCTCTCC GTATTCCTTGTGGAGAAGGCTGGGCGACGTTCTCTGTTTCTGATCGGAATGGTTGGGATGTTTTTCTGTAACATCTTCATGTCCCTGGGACTCGTGCTACTG GATAAGTTCACGTGGATGAATTATGTGAGCATGGTAGCCATCTTCCTCAATGTCAGTTTCTTTGAAATTGGGCCAGGCCCAATCCCCTGGTTCATAGGGGCAGAGCTTTTCAGTCAAGGACCACGCCCAGCTGCCTTAGCACTCGCTGCCTTCAGCAACTGGGTCTGCAACTTCCTGGTGGCCCTGTGTTTCCCGTACTTGGCG GAATTCTGTGGGCCTTATgtgtttttcctcttctctggAGTGGTCTTGGGTTTTACcctattcacattttttaaagttccagAAACCAAAGGAAAATCTTTTGAGGAAATTGCTGCAGAATTCCGAAAGAAGGGCAGATCGGCCGAACGACCAAAGCCCGCGGTTGAAATGGAATTCCTTGGTGCTACAGAGACTGCATAA